A part of Papilio machaon chromosome 23, ilPapMach1.1, whole genome shotgun sequence genomic DNA contains:
- the LOC106707745 gene encoding facilitated trehalose transporter Tret1-like, translated as MEYSRRTVLRAPKIDMHVWRGISGPHQMEVLDLCLPLWVTGVSYVVLLFSWCSFPFKKTCLQCFAILGVSLGMTSTSQVMSFSSVLLPQLRSAQDVDDETASWIASITGISFFFGLMMTPTLMGRYGRRTITLLTSGILTATWCSLLLTTNVTVILLVRFIQGFCLGFAAIIVPVLIGEYSSPKYRGAFLTTMSLAISLGVLCNHTVGAFYSWQTAALVCCLTALVNTIVAILSPESPSYLASCGKYEDCRRAFRWLRYPEEEEELEKMIRTHMVELEGKVSKTFIANLQHKIVNFFVIWKKKEFYKPIIIIFHLHIINEWSGATTFDAYTSDIFHRLVGQDIDVSLMIISTDILRTVSSFCTVLLIRKFLRRLMLLITISSNILSYITIIIYSYAKTHQLIKDYKWIGVFLIHIHVFTFSVGNLCVPNILAGEIFAFEYRGMSNMLAQMFFCLNYIASTKTALHMLKNFNLHGMFGLYVSMVAYGLLVTWFILPETKDKTLQDIEDEFHGRPRETQEVEILNRLFVSK; from the exons ATGGAATACTCAAGAAGAACGGTATTAAGAGCACCCAAAATCGACATGCATGTATGGAGAGGTATATCAGGAccacaccaaatggaggtccttGATCTTTGCCTACctctctgggttacgggcgtgagttatgttgttcttttgttttcatgGTGCTCTTTCccctttaaaaaaacttgtttacaGTGTTTCGCGATACTCGGCGTATCTCTCGGCATGACGTCTACCAGTCAAGTAATGTCATTCAGCTCCGTTCTGCTGCCGCAACTGAGGTCAGCACAGGATGTTGACGATGAAACTGCTTCGTGGATAG CCTCAATCACGGGCATATCTTTCTTCTTTGGCTTGATGATGACACCAACTTTGATGGGTAGATACGGCCGCAGAACTATTACACTACTGACCTCTGGCATACTTACTGCCACTTGGTGCAGTTTACTGCTCACTACTAATGTAACTGTCATCCTATTGGTGAGATTCATTCAGGGATTCTGCTTAGGATTCGCCGCCATCATAGTTCCTGTCCTGATCGGGGAATATTCCAGCCCGAAGTACAGAGGGGCGTTCTTAACCACCATGTCACTGGCTATATCTTTAGGGGTGCTGTGCAATCATACGGTCGGTGCGTTTTATTCCTGGCAAACTGCTGCTCTAGTCTGCTGTTTGACAGCCCTGGTGAATACAATCGTAGCAATATTATCTCCGGAATCACCTAGTTATTTAGCATCATGTGGGAAGTATGAAGATTGTAGACGCGCATTTCGCTGGCTGCGATACCCTGAAGAAGAAGAGGAGCTGGAGAAGATGATCAGAACCCACATGGTGGAACTCGAAGGAAAAGTATCCAAGACTTTTATTGCCAATTTGCAGCATAAGATTGTAAACTTTTTCGTGATTTGGAAGAAAAAAGAATTCTACAAacctattattataatttttcacttGCACATTATAAACGAGTGGTCTGGAGCGACCACTTTCGATGCGTACACTTCGGATATATTTCACAGACTAGTCGGTCAAGACATTGACGTATCTTTAATGATAATCTCCACAGACATCCTTAGAACTGTATCAAGTTTTTGCACAGTTCTGTTGATAAGGAAATTCCTAAGAAGGTTGATGCTTTTGATAACGATTTCTAGCAATATACTCTCTTATATCACTATAATAATCTATTCGTATGCAAAAACACATCAGCTGATTAAAGATTACAAGTGGATAGGAGTATTTCTTATACATATTCACGTTTTCACGTTTTCTGTAGGCAATTTGTGTGTGCCAAATATCCTCGCTGGGGAAATATTTGCGTTTGAATACCGAGGTATGTCAAACATGTTGGCCCAAATGTTTTtctgtctaaattatattgcaAGCACAAAAACAGCGCTACACATGTTGAAAAATTTCAACTTGCATGGTATGTTTGGATTATATGTGTCAATGGTGGCATATGGATTGTTGGTGACATGGTTCATATTACCTGAGACCAAGGATAAAACACTACAAGACATCGAAGATGAGTTCCATGGAAGACCACGAGAAACACAAGAAGTGGAGATTTTAAATAGGCTTTTTGTAtcgaaataa
- the LOC106707747 gene encoding facilitated trehalose transporter Tret1-like, translating to MSRKSKWITPFVKQSFVTSGVTLNLAGHGICNGFAAILLPQLQTPDSTIPIDDSSGSWIVSVSGFALVVGNFMIPVIMGKYGRRIASMVSLIPMLLGWIGIILATNIPMLIISRLLQGLSMGMGTTLGPVLIGEYTSPKNRGAFLTIISVMISVGVLIVHTLGSYLHWQTTAVYCAFITIADLIIVLLSPESPSWLADRGKYDESKKVFRWLRGDGEENELERMITVRLDEETNIGVKETKSVLTTLKNRKVYLKSLFKRKEFYKPIIIMIHIYTLSQWAGVNILITYTVDLLDRVIGKDVDLALVIITLDSQRIISNIIGVYFIKKMRRRFMLLVTGFLAVIAMLATALYSYLKQEDLLLYDHPLIGILLLHFHMLTVGLGSLPICYIIAGELFPLEFRSMAGGISVLFHSTSFFIIVKTVPFLFKNIGLHGAYCLYTFVVSYCLLISWWLLPETKDKTLQEIEDEFRGTSDTGKTIELLSMDIA from the exons atgtCGAGAAAATCGAAATGGATAACACCATTCGTAAAGCAG TCCTTCGTAACATCGGGTGTGACATTGAACCTGGCCGGGCATGGCATCTGTAATGGATTCGCAGCCATCCTGCTTCCACAGCTTCAAACACCAGATTCCACTATACCTATTGACGATTCCTCAGGCTCCTGGAttg TTTCCGTCAGTGGTTTTGCTCTAGTCGTTGGCAATTTCATGATTCCTGTGATTATGGGAAAATACGGCAGAAGAATTGCCAGTATGGTGAGCCTCATTCCCATGTTATTAGGCTGGATAGGTATTATCTTAGCCACTAACATACCCATGCTTATTATATCAAGGTTACTTCAAGGTCTATCAATGGGAATGGGAACTACATTGGGACCAGTACTGATTGGGGAATACACAAGTCCGAAGAACCGAGGTGCTTTCTTAACCATCATATCTGTGATGATCTCCGTCGGTGTACTCATTGTACACACCTTAGGGTCCTACTTACATTGGCAAACGACGGCGGTCTACTgcgcatttataacaatagCTGATTTGATAATAGTGCTATTATCACCCGAATCACCGAGCTGGCTAGCTGATAGGGGTAAATACGATGAAAGTAAGAAAGTATTCAGATGGCTACGAGGTGACGGTGAAGAAAATGAATTAGAAAGAATGATAACAGTAAGATTAGATGAAGAAACAAATATTGGAGTAAAGGAGACAAAATCAGTATTGACAACATTGAAAAATCGGAAagtgtatttaaaatctttgtttaaaagGAAAGAGTTTTATAAGCCGATAATTATAATGATTCATATTTATACACTATCTCAATGGGCTGGTGTAAACATTTTGATAACTTATACAGTGGATTTACTAGACAGGGTCATTGGAAAAGATGTAGATTTAGCattagtaataataactttagatTCCCAAAgaataatttctaatattataggtgtttattttataaagaaaatgagGCGAAGATTTATGTTATTAGTGACAGGATTTCTTGCTGTCATCGCAATGTTGGCCACAGCATTGTACTCGTATTTGAAACAGGAGGATCTGCTTCTGTATGATCATCCTCTGATAGgaattttattactacattttCATATGCTGACTGTAGGTTTAGGTAGTTTAcctatatgttatataatagCTGGGGAATTATTCCCTTTGGAATTTAGAAGCATGGCCGGTGGTATCAGTGTTTTATTCCATTCGACAAGTTTCTTTATAATTGTGAAAACTGTgccatttctatttaaaaatattggattGCATGGTGCTTATTGTTTGTATACATTCGTAGTTAGTTATTGTTTGCTAATATCATGGTGGCTTTTACCTGAAACCAAGGATAAGACTCTTCAAGAGATCGAAGATGAGTTTAGAGGTACATCTGATACTGGAAAGACAATAGAATTATTGTCAATGGATATAGCgtaa
- the LOC106707749 gene encoding facilitated trehalose transporter Tret1, protein MAKTKLTPFVKQCIVTGAVGCNIICNIGFVFGLPGVLLPALQQPHSEIPLTKVSASWIASIISITTLLGNFVTPSIMERFGRRMAHICASIPAVISWFVLAMATDVYMVLFARVLQGLSAGAILPLRSVLIGEYASPKYRGGFLTTVSLAQGFGIFLIHFIGSLLSWQRMSIVCGVIAFLSLVMAFYLPESPSWLAVKGKYEECQKAFRWLRGDEEEKELEELIESQIKLRKKKEREENGPQVNCIKKLGAVINRREFYMPLIVVSHCSVMIQACGNSTLPAFSVQIIRLMMGPTANAHAWMVALDSLRLCVNIAAVFIINKFKRRTILFSTGGLCTLAHVAIASYMYAKSNNLLYYDAEWIPGLLIVLQFFCIGLGMVPMPTVISGELIPLEFRSIISSIGVVFLSGVMFLVLQTFPLLVDSINLSGTYAIYAAVLIYLFIMLWFILPETSGKTLQEIENELRGDVTRIQDIEAAVSLKQEDESEKARSG, encoded by the exons TGCATTGTGACGGGCGCGGTTGGTTGTAACATAATCTGTAACATCGGGTTCGTGTTTGGCCTACCCGGTGTCCTCTTGCCCGCATTACAGCAACCGCACTCAGAGATACCACTCACCAAAGTCAGCGCCTCATGGATCG CCTCAATTATAAGTATCACGACCCTGCTCGGGAACTTCGTGACTCCCAGCATCATGGAACGGTTCGGGAGGAGAATGGCACACATCTGTGCCAGTATACCGGCTGTCATCAGCTGGTTTGTCCTTGCTATGGCTACTGACGTCTAT ATGGTGTTATTCGCCAGAGTTCTGCAAGGTCTGTCCGCGGGCGCAATCTTGCCGCTACGTTCAGTCCTCATCGGCGAATACGCGAGTCCTAAATACCGCGGCGGATTTCTCACAACTGTTTCTTTAGCGCAAGGATTTGGAATATTTCTGATACATTTCATTGGTTCTTTATTAAGTTGGCAAAGGATGAGTATCGTTTGTGGTGTTATCGCCTTTTTAAGTCTTGTCATGGCATTTTATTTACCCGAATCCCCGAGTTGGTTGGCAGTTAAAGGAAAATATGAAGAGTGTCAGAAAGCGTTCCGTTGGCTGAGAGGAGacgaagaagaaaaagaattaGAAGAATTAATAGAATCCCAAATAAAGTTAAGGAAGAAGAAAGAACGAGAAGAGAATGGACCGCAAGTTAATTGTATCAAGAAATTAGGCGCAGTTATTAACAGAAGGGAGTTTTATATGCCTTTAATTGTCGTATCACACTGTTCTGTGATGATACAAGCGTGTGGCAATTCAACTTTACCGGCTTTTTCAGTTCAAATTATAAGACTTATGATGGGTCCAACAGCTAACGCTCACGCTTGGATGGTAGCGTTAGATTCATTAAGATTATGTGTGAACATAGCTgcagtttttataataaacaaatttaaaagacgtaCTATATTGTTTTCGACTGGTGGTTTGTGTACTTTAGCACACGTGGCAATTGCAAGTTATATGTACGCTAAAtcgaataatttattatattacgatGCTGAATGGATTCCTGGTTTATTAATAGTGTTACAGTTTTTCTGTATAGGTTTAGGAATGGTTCCGATGCCTACTGTGATATCAGGAGAATTGATACCTTTAGAATTTAGAAGCATAATATCTAGTATAGGTGTTGTTTTTCTAAGTGGAGttatgtttttagttttacaaaCGTTTCCATTGTTAGTTGATAGTATAAATTTGTCAGGTACATATGCGATATATGCCGcggtattaatttatttatttataatgctcTGGTTCATTCTACCGGAGACGAGCGGGAAGACTTTACaagaaatagaaaatgaaCTGCGAGGTGACGTGACACGAATACAGGATATTGAAGCTGCAGTGAGTTTGAAACAAGAAGATGAAAGTGAAAAAGCTAGATCTGGATGA